From the Colius striatus isolate bColStr4 chromosome 6, bColStr4.1.hap1, whole genome shotgun sequence genome, the window AAAGCTGACCCAGAGCAAGAGTACGACGGACAGGAGGTTGATGCTGGGGGCCAGCCGagacctcctgaggagcctctaCGACTGCGACCTCTACTTCTTGGAGAACTACATCAAACCCCAGCCCGTCAACCACACCACCGACCGCCTCTTCCGCAGGGGAGCCAGCAAGGCCCTGTGCTCGCCGCCCGTCTGCGAGGCCATGGGGGCCGCCGACCTCCACCTGGAAGAAGGAGACTGCGTGAAGAAGTGCGGGACCTTGAACCTGACGCTGGCCACCGAGTCGTGCAGAGAGCACGGGCACGTGGCCATCAAAACCGTGCGGGTGCCCGAGGTCAGCGACTTGAGGGCTTTGGTGGAGGACCCGCGCCTCAACTTGAAGGTCATCCAGCTGGTGAGGGACCCCCGGGGTATCCTGGCATCGAGGAGCGAGACTTTCCGGGACACCTACCGGCTGTGGAGGATCTGGGACGGCACGGGCAGGAAACCCTACAACCTGGACGTCAGCCAGCTCACCACGGTGTGCGAGGACTTCTGGAACTCCGTGTCCACGGGCCTCAACCGGCCGCCGTGGCTCAAAGGCAAGTACATGTTGGTGCGGTACGAAGACCTGGCCAGGAACCCCATGAAAAAAACCGAGGAGATCTACGATTTCCTGGGCATCCCCATGGACGTCAACGTGGAACGTTGGATACAGAACAACACCCGTGGGGACAGGTCTTCCTCCAAACACAAGTACGGGACGGTGCGGAACTCGGCGGCGACGGCGGAGAAGTGGCGCTTCCGGCTGTCCTACGAGATCGTGGCCTTCACCCAGCGCGCCTGCCAGCCCGTGCTGGCACAGCTCGGCTACAAATCCGCCACCTCCGAGGAGGAGCTCAAGAACCTCTCCatcagcttggtggaggagagAGACTTCCTGCCCTTCTCCTAAGGCAGCGCTTCCCCCTCCAACTCGCCCCCCCCCTCCCGGTTTTGATACTGAACCGTTTCTAACTgttgccttattttttttccttccctttcatttcctccctttcttttttttttgtcttttgggttggtttttttttttgcccctccccTCCAAAATTTGCACTAAACCTTGAGCGGGCGTCTCAGCAGCTGAGGCCAGGGGAAGCGAGCGCTGCCTCTCGCTACGTGCCGGCCGCAAGAGGAGTCGGGTCTCTCCAAGCAAGAGCTTAGAACTGTGGATGGGTAACAAATGTTtacaaagacacacacacacaaaatgtaCAAAGCAACCTTCGAGCTTTCCAAACCAAGGATTCCTGGGGTACTGTACTTTTTGCACTGTTTACTTTTACAATGTAAGAGGTAAATATAATTTATGAAGGGTGTTGTCCCCTCTAGAATTAACTCTCCCCTTGCCCCCAGCTGAGCAGGGCAGACTGGAAGCTGAACGTGGGACAACCTCCTTGGTTTTGAGCTTGGTACAAACGTGTCTGTCTGGTTAAAGTCCTGGTATTGGGGCTGAGCACTTGGTCAGCTGCTCCTATGTGGTTGGTCGGTTAACACTTGGGGTACTGCTTTGTGCCAAAAAGCCACAAAggtggggggagaaaaaaggggggagggggaagtgaTTGGGTGGTTTGGTCAAAGCCCAACACATTTAATGCTTTATTTCCGtgttttctgtaaataaaagtGCAATAAAACTGACCTGGGGTGGATCTCGGACCTCAGCGACTAAACTGGGGTGGATGCACCAACAGTGAGGCTGGAGTGGGcaaggctgaggggagcagggaCCATGGCACCCACCCCGggcagcagggaagggcagGCACCTCGGGCACCCGTGGCTTTGCATCTGGAGCTTGTCAAAATGCCAGCAGTTCAGGGAAAAAGGGAGAACCCGTGGTTATTTACAGACCTGACAGCTTGCTGGCCCATGTGGGGGCATGGCACTTGCCAAAATGCCAAGGCCAAGCAAACATGATGGTCCTggcaatgtgtgggcagcaagCGGGTGgtggggagctgggctgtgggatggATCCCTGCTGGCACGGCTGACCAGCATCTCCCACCCTGCTGGGACAGAGTCCTGCagacagcccagccctgcaggcagCTCTTGCAGCTGTGATTGGGAAGCCAGTCCCCAGGGGACAGCACTGTCCCTACAGTTTCCTGGCTTAGTCACTcctggagctgagcaggacaGGGACCCACAGAGAGATGTGGCCGTGGTTGGTCACGTCCACCTGCAGCCACTGGACCAGTCCCCAGCAgggggctgcccacagcccacCTACCTGTGCTGGGCTCTTCTCCCAAggtctcctgctgcccaccagcttCCAGCCCAAGCAGTCACACACGAGGAGCTGGGACTCACTGCCTGGGTGAGGAGGGGAAAGCTGTAACTGTTAGTGTTTCTTCCagcctgctttcctctctgcagagctctgcagggacaggTAGTTTTGGGACCTGGCTAACGTGGCAAGCCCGCTCCAGCTGGGCTGTGAGGGGGGTGATGTATCTAATGGCCTCTCCTCAAGGCTGGCAGCCAGAGCACCTGGAACTCGACTTGACTGGTGGAGAAACCCCCACCCCAGGCAGCTTCACCTCCCCTCTACCTCCAGTTCAGAGCCTCCCAAGCTGTGCTGGCCCTGGCTGCATCCGCAGGCAAGGATGGAGGCACGGAGTGGGCTGCAGGCACCATCGTCAGTGTGCCACAGGCCCTCCCAGtgagcagctgccagcacaaCGACAACCAAATAAATGGCTTGATTGCCCCGTTATTAGTTACTAAATTAATCCTTTTGTCAGCACTTCATAATGCTGAGCTGTTGGCTCTTGGCCTCGACCCAGTAAAAGGGACACCCAGCCCGGGCGCTGGGCCGCGGTTCTCCCTGCGCTGCCGGGAGCAGCagacagctctgccctgggcaaGTGCTCCTGCAGGGGGTGAGGGGGTCAGGGTGGCCAGCTGTGcccatccccagcacccacactgCCTGCAGAGGGTCTGGCTGTcgtgctgccagccctggggagggatGTCAGACTGGCTGCAGAAAGGGCTGGCTGCTTTGGGGGGAGTGAGGTTTCTCTTGCTGTGCAAAAGTGGCTGTGCACAAAGgaacagagtcctgcacctggggaggaacaaccccctgcagcagcacaggctgggggtgacctgctgagagcagctccaggagagggacctgggagtgctgggtgataacaaagcatgagccagcaacgtgccctcctgggcaagaagccagtggcagcctgggggcatcaaggagagtgtgggcagcaggtggagggaggttctgctccccctctgctctgccctgctgaggcctcatctggagccctgtgtccagttctgggctccccagctccagagggacagggaactgctggagagaggccacaGCAGGGacgccaagatgatcagggggctggaacatgtcacaggaaaggctgcaagacctggggctgttctgcctgaagaagactgagggggaaccttTTCAAAGCTCatcagccctggcccaggctgcccagggagggtgtggaggctcctgctctggaggtttccaaacccacctggacacgttcccgtgtgacctgctggaggggaacctgctttagcaggggcttgggctggatgatccctaaagctcccttccaaccctcaccataaAATCACATTCTGTgtaacagcagctgcagaggcagaaTCTCCCATCTTCGAGGTCCCACTGTCAGGCCTAAGCCAGCTGTCCCCTGCCCCAAAGTCCTCCCATGCACTGGTCTTTAAAGCAACACAAGAAACTGAGTTTAGAGGTTCCAAACTCTTCTTACCATTCCAATCAGGAAACACGCCTGCAGCAAAATAGCTTTTGAATCGCAGTTGAAAGCCATGTCCTAGTTTAAGCAGGGACAGAGGTTCTGCCTTGCTTGGTGCCTCATGTAGAGCCCTTAGGGGAGAGATCTGATTTCCCAAGGAATCTCTAATATCTTCCTTCAGCTGTGCTTCCTCTCCTcattcccctccccctccactGCAAACAAGAGCCAGCGTAAGCGAGGTTTTTTTATCCTCAAATTTTACTGTAATTAAAATACAGAGATGCAGAATATTCCCAGAAACACACtgcaaaacaaaccaagcaaacaaattCAGTAGGAAACCAATTACAGACAATGAAATGATAAAAGAACACAAGTGTCCTCTGGAGCCCAGCACCGTGCACGGGACCACGTGGCCACAGTGACAGTTTTGGGTGGCCAAAAGGGCTCCTTGGCTCCCAGAGTCGGGCCCCTGCGtctgtcccagcagctctgtggctcTCTCTGGCCACCTCCACGTTGTTTTTACAGGGATGACTTTGCAATGGAGACACAGAGACATGACTCACTCTCAGGGACAAGAGCCAAGGAgggaagcagaggaaaagaagtgGGTTAAGGTTTTTGCAGACACGAGGGGATAGAGTGGGGTGGAAGACATGCACTTCTCTCCCAGCAACGGGAGCTGTGGGGGCTTGGAGAGCTCTCCCCAGGGGCAAGACAGAAAGCTAAGGGAGGGATAAAAAAGAACAGGGAAGGACGATGACTTgagcaaagggaaaagggaggagaggctgtgccCGTGGGCTCTCCCCTCAGCTGGGCTCAAGGGATGTCCAGCTGTGGGGTCACATCCCACCTCTcccagggcagggagatggTGACAAAAGCCTGAGGGGGAATTGGGGAGGGGGGTGATGGTGGGGGCACGTTGATCTATCCAAATGGAAACCCCTAGCAATCATCACAGCTGTGGAAGCAAGGCATCAGCCAGGCATGAGCcaccaccacacaccaaaccaGCCCCTGGTTCGTCCCCTTTCCTTCTGCACTTTTCCCCACAACAAATTCCCCTGCCTTAGTCTTCTGACTCATCCATCCTAAGAAACAAGTTCCCCCCACATTCCACCTTCTCTTGCTTCCTCCCATCAGTCCTTCCTCATCATCTCACTGTCACCTGAAAGCTGGTGACTAACTCCAATCCTTCCCTCTGCCTCGCTGCTGGCCCCTGCCCCATTTTGTGCCGCCCATCCCGTCCAGCAGCGATGGCATTTACACCCAGTGTAGGTTTTGTCCCACTTACCACAAAGTGGAGGCTGGAGAAGGGCTGTACCAGTGGCGCAGGTGGACTCTGAGCTGGCTGGAGTCTCAGTGAgtgagggaagaggaaagatggGGTATCTGTCAGGAGCTGACAGCTTCCCCATTCCACCCAGACCCCACTGTCCTGCAATCAAAGCAGTTGGGAAGCATCTTTGCTCTTAGACTGGGAACATCCACTCTGTTTCCcttctgctctggcacccagaGCCCAGAAaagcagcctggggctgggtcACTGGGATGAACCAAGCAGGCCTAGCACGATGTTCTTCCAGAGGCCTTGCAGTTAAGTACCTGCACAGTTAGGTATTCCTGAATGCCTGTTAAGCAGTGGGAGGCCCTGCTTTTGGAGCAGATTTAAGCTTCTGCCCCTGCTTGCTAATTTCACCTCTTTTTACACTTAATGGTCCGTGAGTACTCTGTTAGCTGGGCTGTGAGTTCCCCTCACGCCTCTTCTCCAGGAAGGAGAATGGCAGTCCCTGCAAGGAAACGGCAGGCCCAGACAAACAGAGGGTTTACTGCCAGGGCAACACAGAAGAGCTCAAATAAAAAGGTGGGAAACCCTCATGACCCTTACAGCCTTCCTTAGTGCCCCTTCATCCCGTTTTCAATGCTAGTTAGCCAAAAGCATGATGAGCTTCCCCCCACCAGCCCAGGGGTGACTGGTGAAGTAAGGCCCCTGTGAGGCAGTTAGGGAGGAAACTTCTGTCCCAATTGGTAAGAAACTATCTCTCTAAGAGGGCTGGTGACAACACAGCCAGTTACACACACGCAGCTTTTAGGTTTGGGGTCAGAGCTGGCGTCAGGTGCAGCCTGTGATCTGGAATGAGATGTGCTCAGGGACAGCAGCGAGCAGAGATCCACGCCGTGCAAACTGTCCTCACGCTTTGCAGGGCTTTTGAGACAAAAGGAAGAACAGACAAGACTTGTTCTGGCCTTGCCAGCTGCCACGAGCATCCCAGCAAAGTGCAGGCACACAGAAAGGCCTGATCCCTCTGTGAAGTCGCTGCCTTCAGGGACGAAACCGACACGTCTAGGTCAGCTCGGCCTTCACCGGAACAAAAGGGACGAAGCGAGGAAATCCACACACACATACCAAATGCTGTTTCCTCTCCAGAAACAAAAGATGTAGGTTAAACCACTCTCACGCTATCAAGAGTAACACACTGTGGAGATCAGCAACTTGTTGCCACTGCAAACAGCTGGGACTAGTCagggagggggacagggagagacAAGGCCCGGCGTGACCGGCACAGGGACACGGCGACTGACGTCAGGCCCCAAATGTGGATTGAATAAAGGGCAGAAGGAAAAGCGCTTCACAAGGCCAAGAACGTTCAGCCAAAAAACCTCCACaatggagggggaggggggaaggttGTACTTCTATGTTCCCTGATGTCTGAGACCTAAGCACAAGAGAGCAGCCAGGAAGCACGATGACCTCCAGTGGGAAATGAAGATCAGAGGACTTGGCTTCAGTGTCCAAAAGACAGAGCAGGGACTAAACAAACCACATCGATGGGAGAAAGGGCATTTTTCACATCCCTTTGGTTCCAATAAACTACACTCTCGGGTAACAGAGGGGAAAACATCCTCTAAACCAAGGGGTTGATCTTAAGCAGGACCCCACGTGAAAGCTATCTGCTGGAAGTGCAGAAGGTGGCTCTGGAAAGTCCTCCATGGCACTGGCACCGTTTTGTTTCCCTGGCTGAAGACATGCCTGTGGGCTGACACTTAGACACATGCTAACACAGATGCCTATTGATAAAACACAGCACAAGCACTGCTTCACTTGCCTATGTAGCCAGACACCTAAGGACCTAGGCTAACCACCTGCCAAAGCCAGGAGCAGCGGGGTTAATGGTGCAGCCTGTGGATTCCCTCATCCCCAGAATGAGAGGGGACCTAGAGGTgaaggggggtgtgtgtggtggtgCCACATGGCCTCTTGAGCATCAGGGGCCAGGCTGAGGATGGCTGTGAGTCCTGGAGGGATGCAGGTGTCTGGGTTTCTGCGGCACTACAGAGTGTGGGTGGGTTTAGTGCAACACTGAGGGGGGCTGGGGCCACGGGAGCAGTgtgtggaggaggaggtgctggtgccCCCTGAGCACGCATAGCCCGTCGGGGAAGCTTTCTCCAACGCAACTGCTCCCAGGGTGCTGGATCAGGGGAAAAGCAACACCCTCAGCCTCAATCCCACACCTTCCTGCAGCGGGATTTGGGTGGTATATGGGAACACTCATGCTTACTAGTGATGTGTGTGGAGGGACAGTGTGGTCTAGAGTCAGAACGCCCCTGGTGCAGATGAGGATACTGCAAGGACTTCAAGGGTTGAACCCAAAGGCCCAGGTTGTGTCTCTGTGGACCATCACTGCCTGTGCTGCACTATCACAGAGGTCTGGCAGATGCCACTGTCAGCTCCTTCCCCACATGAGAACATACAGCAGCTTTCACCCTCTTGCCTCTCACCAAAAGAAACCTGTGCAGAAGCTGATGGCCCAGGACATATCCTCCTCTTGCGTGGCACCAgcaccagagctgctctcctgagCCTGAGGGTTCCTCCTCTGAAGAGTGCAATTCAGCCAGGGAGTAGGTGATTGGGAGCAGTTTCTGGGATGGGCCCTGCAAAAAAAAGGTGAGAggtgcagggcaggagggaggctgCCCCCTCTTCACAGTATCTCTCCTTTGTGTCAACGGGACTTTCTTCTACAGTTCTCTGCCAGGCAGAACCCCCTGAGCTGTGGGATGGGGTTTTTCAGAGGCTGCCTTCTCAGCTGAAGTTGAATTTGACTACACAACCCACACTTCAAGCCAGGCACAgttcctcccccttcccctttgCCTCCCCCACCTCCAG encodes:
- the CHST1 gene encoding carbohydrate sulfotransferase 1, producing the protein MQCSWKAVLLLALASIAIQYTAIRTLTAKSFHSCPIANPVNCSLSQDPDAAERLCDESPTFSYNLSRKTHVLILATTRSGSSFVGQLFNQHFDVFYLFEPLYHVQYTLIPKLTQSKSTTDRRLMLGASRDLLRSLYDCDLYFLENYIKPQPVNHTTDRLFRRGASKALCSPPVCEAMGAADLHLEEGDCVKKCGTLNLTLATESCREHGHVAIKTVRVPEVSDLRALVEDPRLNLKVIQLVRDPRGILASRSETFRDTYRLWRIWDGTGRKPYNLDVSQLTTVCEDFWNSVSTGLNRPPWLKGKYMLVRYEDLARNPMKKTEEIYDFLGIPMDVNVERWIQNNTRGDRSSSKHKYGTVRNSAATAEKWRFRLSYEIVAFTQRACQPVLAQLGYKSATSEEELKNLSISLVEERDFLPFS